Below is a genomic region from Ciona intestinalis chromosome 14, KH, whole genome shotgun sequence.
CcgtatagtacggtggggagagatgggacaccttttatagcacatgatatccaactattctgatcgtgttttaaacaattaacaacggtctatggaagtcgtgaggatacagttttatatttctttgaatgttctttgtttactacgttgagaaaataaaattaaatgtgtcccatcttaccccaccctactatataacaatattggatgattttaatgtttaatttaatgctTGCTATTTTAGGAAATGCAATTCGATGATGAGATTAACAGCACAGACCCCAACTCCATACAAGTGCATCATTACCAACCACGTAAAGACTTTTACAGCATCACAGCATCCAACATGTGACGGGTATGAATTCCAGTTTGATAATCCTGCGCGCTCGACCgtgaaatgacgtcatcaatacCCGTCATCAACGAAATTTGTATGATCAAGTTCAGCGTACACGAACGACCGGTTTTCAGTGGCGGCTAAATAGACGTCGCCCTTGTAATCTGAAGTTTCATTCGAGTTCCAGTTTTCATTATAGTTTACGCTGTAATCGTCTATCCCAGCATACACTCCTTCTGCTACCCCCTCGAACCCCTTTGGTTCGACGTCGCTAGCGGTGCTATAGGGCGAGGCCTCCGCTATCACGTCACGTGATTTGTGACGTCCAAGTTTCATCCTCAAAGTTGACACAGAGGACGCTAGAGTGCCAAGACttaatttcttctttttcgGGGTCTCTTTAGCCCCTCCTACCGACTCGGTGAAGCTGGGTAATTACACAGTTAATGtgatttctatatatataaatgtgttttaatcaTATCATAACCTAAACCGGATATTTTAACCACGGAGAACGTTTGTGTATATACACCCAAACTTGCTGATTCATTCCCCGCTTGCGTCACGGCATTTATCTCTGTGTACCTTGACCGCCATTAAACGAAAAACCGCAGTTTTCAAGGTGATTGACATATTCTGGGTCGGCCGATAAACAGAAAATGTTGCTGTTTCGGGCATTGACACATCACGACTGTGCCTACGATAGCAGGCAGATATTTGACTATGCGGGAAAGTTTacgtattttatttgttgaaaaTAGGTCGCACCTACAACTGCTATTTGATCTGTTTACATAAATACTCCATTGGTGCACGTACAATGCTTAAATGTTGGGGTTTCCTCGCAAAATTGCGAAGTTGTATATGTTCTTATGGTCTCTGTTAGCTATAATTGCTACACGTTCGGCGTAGACTACGTACCTGTTATCTTCACTCGTATCGGTGCTGAATGAATCTCCCGACCAGTCTGGTATAGCGGAGTAGGTCACGTCTGCGGAATTATTAGCTCAAGTAAAACGCCATGTAGAgggtaaataaaacacaattgcAGACTACAAAATGGATTTTGTTATCTTTAGGAAACTGTCTGGAACATATGCGTCAAACTGTTTAGTTTGTTAATTTAGTCTGCGTTATGTCATTGCAGTTTGAACGCTACGCAGACGAACTTATTAGCTGTGTTTTTCTATAAATGGTATTTCCAAATACGGTATGAGGTCCAGCCCGACGTTTGGCGAAAACGCAAAATTCAAATCATTAAGACGGCGTATTATGACATAATACTTAGCGTTATTGCATCATAGGTTATTAGCGATATCGCAAGAGAAATATAGGCCACATGCCCCGAAAACGTTAAAAGTCGGTCTTAACGCAGTGAAAAGTAAACTTCTTGAGTTTATCACTtatatgcatatatagtagggtggggaaagatgggacacctttttattctattttctcgtttgtagtaaacaaagaacatttaaagaattataaaatcatatcctcacgacttccatataccgttgttaattgtttaaaacacgatcaggttatttggatattatgtgctataagtgtcccgtcttaccccagaGTAGCCTActaaaaaatagtttgtattccataataaaattaaagcaaattaaaaaaagtcttacCGTCTACATCGGCGAACGCTTGATCTGATATAATTTTCGGTTGTTCAGGATACTGTgtacaaataatataatattacatatttgTACAGATAATACTTTGGGGGTAAGTAAGAGTCTTGAGTATACGGctaaataattctttaaatattccttgtttgctaccaaacaggacgataaattaaaatgaaaatattactGCATAAGCTACTACTTACTGCATAAGCTGCTACAAAAACGGCTGACTTTGCTTacgcatttttttaatgtttacattttatacaattaaacaatttctttacccaaaaagttacatacttaattgttataactcccaagcaggcacgaggtttatgaaacagaacagccatGTTACAACGgttgtcgttgcccgccacacgaaaataaacaagtcacattaattcattcattcaatataacTTGCCTGTATAATGGGACTGCTTGTAACTTTAGTTTTCAAAGGCGATGGCAGCTTGACAGGCGATATATGAAGCTCTGAATCAGATCTATAGTAAACGATCATTAGATATATTAGGATTTTTATTCTTAGCTGATAGGTTTTACCTTTTTGGTCGAATTTTGGAAGCAAAGATCTTTTGCGCCGAGGGCGGGGGCGGTCGGGCTGGTGgagtttttactaaaatagaaatatgatgtttatatatgaatgaatgtatagtagggtgtgggaagatgggacacctttagcacataatatccagatatcctgatcgtgttttaaacaattaacaacggtctataaggaTCATGAGGAcctagtttcatatttctttgaatgttctttgtttactactaaatgggacgagaaaataaagttaaaagtgtcccatcttcccccatcctactgtatatcatTTATCCCCGTCTGGCGAGTAATGACAATCGCACTGTTCTTTTTCTTACAACAGGatttttcatacaccccgtgtcaGCTGACGAGTTATCacttatgtaaatttgttggTGATTTTATATAGAATTCTTTATGATGATATAGAACAGGCCAACATAGCAGAATTCCCAGTGCCTATATGCCGAGTACATCACTCttacaaaacatatagtactgtggggtaatataacatatttcctaatcgtgtttttaacacttAAAAACGCTATTTTACGAGTTGTAAAGATACGTGCCCGATAAAggacaataaaaacatgaaataccTTAATTACACTAGCTATACTGTAGCATTGCTAACGTAAATTTAGtggggttgggaaagatgggacacctttagcacataatatcaaaatatcctgattgtgttttatacaatttacaacggtatacgggagtcatgagaatatagtttcataattatttgaatgttctttgtttaaatgggGCGAGGAAGtacagttaaaaggtgtcccatcttttcccaccgtACTGTATAACTGCTTTGGTTCTAACATTTAGCCTGAGCGGTCGTATACCAATGCAGTAAATCATGTTACCTGAATCTGTGGATGGTTTTCTCGGCTTTTCGGGTTTATTAGTAGGAGATACGTCGGCAGTTATTGGTCTCTGTGGGGGAGGGCCTGGAGGTCTGGGGGGTGGCGGGGCAGTGGGCCGGGGTTTCGCTTTTATACGAGGGGACCTTACTGGTCTGGGTTGTTGTGTTGGTTTCTGTGCTATACGAGGAAGCAACTGTGGTAAGTCTATCGTAGGTGATGGTTCGGGTGTTTGTGTTTCGTCTTCTTGTGGTACAGGGTCTGGTATTATTGCGTATAACTCTGGGGGTGCTGTTTCTGCTGGTGATTGCGCGCTGTCCTTTTCTAAAGACTTGCTCTTTTCGAGTTTTAAGTTCTGTAGTAAATGTAGCGTGTAGCCATCACGCTTTGCTGGGTGTTTTCGAACCGGTAGCATCTGTAAACCTCTGTCTCCTTTATCCTCGGTCGTTTTTGACTCAGAAAAGCGGGGTTTTGAACTCAGCATTGGTAAAGGCATATGATACCTTATAGAAGGCTTGCTAGGGGACCGAGGAAAAACGTCCACAGAGCCGTTTGCGTTTGAAAACGCGTTCTCTGGTTTTACTGGGGGTTTTGGTGGCGGTTTTGTTGGCATCTTTAAAGGGGATCGGTCGTTTTCATAGTTTAATACGTTGGTTTGGCGTTGTCCTGTGACAGGGTAAAGAGATGACAGTTTACCTGCGACTTTggactttgtgggtgaggttttcAGTTTTTCTTGAAACATGTTGCGTGTTGCTGTTTTGGTTAAACCTATTGGTTTGGGCTTAATTTCTGGGCTTGGTCTTATGGAGAGGTTAGGTACTGACTCTGACGTAGAAAAAACTGGAATCGGCGGCAGTTCTGAAGTCGCAAGTCGTGAGTTTGAACGAAATGCTTTGTTTGTTGTCTTTGGCCCAACGTTTTCCGCAGAGCCAGCGATCTTACGCAGTTTTATCATCTGAGCAATTGGGTGGATTTTTCTCTCCGGTGTGTCGGATGAAATATCGGATGTTGGACGCTCTGGGGTCGATATAGGACGCTTGGGAGACACCTGGTTTCTCTCTGGCAGAGCTGGGGCGATTGGGGAGGCGGGGGGAGACAAACTTAGCTCCGGGATGCTGTTTCGGAGGTAGGGAGACGGAGGACGAAACGGGAGTTTAGGAGCAAAAATGTTGGGGTTCTTTGGTAGAAGAGGAGGCGGTTTTTGAGGGGAGGGAGGCGAGGGAGGAGGGTTGTCAGGCATCGATGTTTTTCTTTGGATGATCTTCTTTTCCACATCTTCTTCTTGTGACTCCGGGATGCGAGGATTAGATGAGATCATCGGAGGAGCCGGAAGAGGTCGGTGACCTGTATGAATAAAGTAGGTTGAAATCTCAACACAAACTAATAcggtttgtttaaaatcaaataaaaaattatgagaTTTTTAATACGGTATTGTGCTAATCTTGCAAAAATACTTAATCTGGCGAAAGTGGGTTAACTTTTTTCATATGAATGAGCTTCTATATGGCGTAGCATGTCATTAGACCTCGGATTTAGGCAATGGTTGGCCAATTAATCTAACTTGATTTAATCGATAAAAGAAAAGCAGTTTTGGTTTTATCAGGAAACGCTGTCCCTAAGCATTTTGTAATCTTGCAAACGCGgcgtaattatgacgtcacacacagCGAGTGCAGCGCGGCTTTTAGCACGCGGGTGGAATGTTATGGCACTATATAGCTTGCTATATCGTACATTGGTTGTATACCAGGAAAGCTTTGCAGCAGTTACTTtagttgtatatttgtaatatagtagagtggaggagacgggacacctttagcacataatatccaaatatcctgatcgtgtttcaaacaattaacaacggtctatggaagttttgaggatatggttttaataattctttgaatgttttttgttttctaccaaatgggaagaaaaatgaatgaaaaggtgttccatctttacctaccctactgtatatgtgAACTGTTAAAGATATCGCTTTAAACTTCACTAAATAGGTTTGtcatgtatatttatacaaattgcAGTTTCAATTTGCAGAGTAATGCAGATTTTTCTGTACTTTACTACGACTAAGACAGCGCTATGACCGATATGTTTACATTGGTGCTGAGTAAAAGCACGTATAGAGGCATTCACTAGCATGCCACCGGTAGGGCTACTGAGCAagaaattatatgttttaagtaaaaacGTGTAGGCAGTGTAGGTACCTTTGGCGTGTTGTGTCAATACAATGAAATGCATATTGATAAATGATTAGGCGTATTACTGCTTTATTGTCATTGTCCAGTTCAATCAGATTAGTGTGACTGTTTTAATACAACATGACAGTCCATTATATAAATGATTCGATTTACATTTCAAACGTTTTGGattaaaactaataatttttaaaccggTTGAAATGGTTTGGAATGCCATGTGTGTATAGAAACTAACCAGAAATGTAATATATCTAGGAAAATGTTTCCGTAACAAACATTCCGGTATATATGtttatcatatagtagggtggggggagattggacactttttcattctattttttgtctcgttttgtagtaaacaaataatattcaaagaattgtaaaactatatcctcacgactccaatagaacgtttttaattgtttaaaacacgtttaggacATTTAATGTTATGTTCTAAGTGTggcccgtctttccccactttaCCATAACTTAATTGCCTCGTTGGATTTCAACATGCTTTGAATAGCAAAATGGCAAATATAAACGATTAGACATCTTTAAACCTGGTTTATGGCCATGAGGAGGAACTTCTGGAGGTTCTATTGCTCCGGAGGATAGAGAGATCTTCTTAGGGGGGTCCGGAGGCGGGGCAAATGGCATGGATATTGGGCGCTCTTGGAAAACATCCTTTGGCCTACGGAGTCGAACTGTAGTTGATTTTCCGTCTGGATTCGTGACGGTGACGTGGTCATCACGTGGTGTCGAATCGACGCTCTGATTGGATGAGAGGTAATGCTTAAATTTTTAGTTgtcgtttaaaaattatgtttaagcATATATTGCTATACCTGTTGGCACCAGGCGTGTAATAAGTCTGAAAGAGATCTTTTGGCACTTTTAAATTGTAAGGAATTTCTTATTTGGAATTATTAAATACTTGCTGGCGTTTGTATTTATCTGGACAAATATGTCGTAcatgtatggtagggtggggaagatgggacatcccAAGAacctaatatccaagtatcctgatcgtgttttaaacaacttacagcggtctatgggagtcgtgagcataccGTTTAATAAATCGTTGAATgctccttgtttactaccaaatgagacgagaaaataaaatgaaaaggtgtcccatattccccaccctactatatgtttaagcGCAAGTGACTATACAAGTCGTCATAACACTAAAGAGTCAGAATTAGACGTTAGTCTTATAGAAAATAAGCTTTAGGTTTTTACACAAAGACAAAACGTATGGACATTGTCAAATTAGTTTTTTGGCTCCACTACGTTACAAGGTTATTTGAGTTTAAATAGATCAATTAGCATCGGGAAAAAAGGATACCGTTGCACGTACTACGATGTCTGGCTACGTGTTTGCTTCTGCAGAAGCACTTTATAAACGTGATATTTTTAGAAAGGTTATTCAGGTTCGAATGTTACGTATTTTCTGCAAGTTGAAAAGAGTTGCATTACTCTAACGTGGTTTCTATTTACCTGGCAAAGTATTGAAAGTGTATAAGCGTCCAATATATTACGTGGGCATGCATCCCACTTTAGCTTACGCGCGTTTATTATTGTTAGTTGATTCATTTCATGCGTCACAATATActgactgtgacgtcatagttgaAATATCGCGATAGAAAATTTTCCATGACTTGCATACCTACGTATAACTTGGCCAAAGTTGCTGAATAATAAAACGCATTTTTCCGAATTCGGAAAgtcaaaagtttaattttgttttaacgctttgcatttaaatttgaCGACATGCTAACAGAATTACgtcattttaattataatgacgtcattacaaaATCTCCCGATTAAAGGCCCGTTATGTCAGTTACGTAATCGTCGCTCAGTCTATCACGACAGCGGCTAAACTGCGACTGATTTATTACCCCCTTGCGTGAATTCGTTGACTGAACGTATCGAACAACCTTTTGCGTCAAATGTCGCGACCTAGGCGTCATCTGATCTAATACATACTATTTTAAGTACTTACCCTTTCCGCTTTCTTCTGTCCGAATATCTTATGCTGTGTGAGCTTAGCTCCCATCTCTTCTAAGCGATCTTCCGTCGTCTCTGCTGCCTCGTCTGTCGTGCAAGTCAAGTTACGCTCGGTCGCGCTCAGGAAACAATAGgatctgttacgtcacagagtaTCGGATGCAATCGACTTACCCTTCGACTCGAGTTCCAAATATACCTCACTTTGTTGCGATCCGGTTTCCATGGCACCGAGTTGTGACGTCTGAAATGTGAACTGGTGTGAAAATAAGACTAAATACAAAACTATGTATAGCAGGTTGGGTGATACTTTTTCATAGGCACACGTTTAAAAATGTACTGCGTATTGGCTGCGTTAAAATATCtgaactatatatagtaccgtggggtaagatggtccatgtttttattctcttttatcgtcctatttggtggtaaacaaaaaatatttaaataattatatatccctatcctcacgaatctaaaatattttttaactcttAAAAACACGATTCAAAATTATAGGatataatatgtgctaacggtatccattttatacatcttaccccaatagtactataattaaaatattgttataattacGTATGCTTTGTAAATTCCAGGCTATTCTTGTATTTATTACTCTGCGAATCAACGTTTTGACGTCCGATTTAGGTCGCCTATATTAGTGTTGCCATAAGATCTGTTTAACTTGATGTTTGGCAGagtggaggaagacgggacaccatttcattctattttttcgtttggttgtaaacaaagaacatttaaagaattttaaaaccgtatttttacgacttccataggctgttgttaatgtttaaaacacaatcaggatattttgatattatgggctcacggtgtcccgtcttccccaccctactgtacaacTAAATCGGCACATACATACGATACTAAATATATGTGGTTGAAAGGCAAGCTATTATAATTTCAACCAAGTTATTTGACACAAATACTATA
It encodes:
- the LOC104266427 gene encoding proline-rich extensin-like protein EPR1 isoform X2 codes for the protein MVVKMTVLPYWNESSSRDAITVTVTTTIPDRKDGATTDKSNDRKTSQLGAMETGSQQSEVYLELESKDEAAETTEDRLEEMGAKLTQHKIFGQKKAERSVDSTPRDDHVTVTNPDGKSTTVRLRRPKDVFQERPISMPFAPPPDPPKKISLSSGAIEPPEVPPHGHKPGHRPLPAPPMISSNPRIPESQEEDVEKKIIQRKTSMPDNPPPSPPSPQKPPPLLPKNPNIFAPKLPFRPPSPYLRNSIPELSLSPPASPIAPALPERNQVSPKRPISTPERPTSDISSDTPERKIHPIAQMIKLRKIAGSAENVGPKTTNKAFRSNSRLATSELPPIPVFSTSESVPNLSIRPSPEIKPKPIGLTKTATRNMFQEKLKTSPTKSKVAGKLSSLYPVTGQRQTNVLNYENDRSPLKMPTKPPPKPPVKPENAFSNANGSVDVFPRSPSKPSIRYHMPLPMLSSKPRFSESKTTEDKGDRGLQMLPVRKHPAKRDGYTLHLLQNLKLEKSKSLEKDSAQSPAETAPPELYAIIPDPVPQEDETQTPEPSPTIDLPQLLPRIAQKPTQQPRPVRSPRIKAKPRPTAPPPPRPPGPPPQRPITADVSPTNKPEKPRKPSTDSVKTPPARPPPPSAQKIFASKIRPKRSDSELHISPVKLPSPLKTKVTSSPIIQYPEQPKIISDQAFADVDDVTYSAIPDWSGDSFSTDTSEDNSFTESVGGAKETPKKKKLSLGTLASSVSTLRMKLGRHKSRDVIAEASPYSTASDVEPKGFEGVAEGVYAGIDDYSVNYNENWNSNETSDYKGDVYLAATENRSFVYAELDHTNFVDDGY
- the LOC104266427 gene encoding titin-like isoform X1; the protein is MAESTPVSVKDRIRAMQVLSSDTVAPKNNDVMYMSPKSIPVKGKNEKSSLVLENLDLIEESIYNGSVDDVVAYMSPKQPVLSPTSDPDLFKMVDMTELHESPTKNLPQQKLEFPKPVPLQSSAEKTDLPKLLKPNHKSHSTIKDRFNQLDLPKKQRRISDHVFEAISEPEDPYIEAADATSSPTFRGKVQLRHVSNASDDVTATSPKSPGQSNGTKKQSLLVQRGDLLYNSFISIPDRKDGATTDKSNDRKTSQLGAMETGSQQSEVYLELESKDEAAETTEDRLEEMGAKLTQHKIFGQKKAERSVDSTPRDDHVTVTNPDGKSTTVRLRRPKDVFQERPISMPFAPPPDPPKKISLSSGAIEPPEVPPHGHKPGHRPLPAPPMISSNPRIPESQEEDVEKKIIQRKTSMPDNPPPSPPSPQKPPPLLPKNPNIFAPKLPFRPPSPYLRNSIPELSLSPPASPIAPALPERNQVSPKRPISTPERPTSDISSDTPERKIHPIAQMIKLRKIAGSAENVGPKTTNKAFRSNSRLATSELPPIPVFSTSESVPNLSIRPSPEIKPKPIGLTKTATRNMFQEKLKTSPTKSKVAGKLSSLYPVTGQRQTNVLNYENDRSPLKMPTKPPPKPPVKPENAFSNANGSVDVFPRSPSKPSIRYHMPLPMLSSKPRFSESKTTEDKGDRGLQMLPVRKHPAKRDGYTLHLLQNLKLEKSKSLEKDSAQSPAETAPPELYAIIPDPVPQEDETQTPEPSPTIDLPQLLPRIAQKPTQQPRPVRSPRIKAKPRPTAPPPPRPPGPPPQRPITADVSPTNKPEKPRKPSTDSVKTPPARPPPPSAQKIFASKIRPKRSDSELHISPVKLPSPLKTKVTSSPIIQYPEQPKIISDQAFADVDDVTYSAIPDWSGDSFSTDTSEDNSFTESVGGAKETPKKKKLSLGTLASSVSTLRMKLGRHKSRDVIAEASPYSTASDVEPKGFEGVAEGVYAGIDDYSVNYNENWNSNETSDYKGDVYLAATENRSFVYAELDHTNFVDDGY